TGTACAGCTCCTCGTCGGGCGTGAACTCGGGGGCGGCGAGCGCGACCGGCTCGGCGACCTCGGCGGCGACCTCGGCCTCGGTCTCCGCCTCCTGCTCGACGCTCACGAGGGGCTCGACGAGGTCGGCCGACCCCGTCTCGAACTCGTGGTCGTGATCGTGGGCCTGCCCGTCGCCACCGCGGCCGCGCTTCTTGCGCTTGCCACCGCCGCCGACGGCGGTCGGCTGCTCCATGTGGACGATGACCCCGCGCCCGTTGCAGTGCACACAGGTCTCGGAGAACGACTCCAGCAGCCCCTGGCCCACCCGCTTGCGGGTCATCTGGACCAGGCCCAGCGAGGTCACCTCCGCCACCTGGTGCTTCGTACGGTCGCGGCCCAGGCACTCCAGCAGGCGGCGCAGCACCAGGTCCCGGTTGGACTCCAGCACCATGTCGATGAAGTCGATGACGATGATGCCGCCGAGGTCGCGCAGCCGCAGCTGGCGCACGATCTCCTCGGCCGCCTCCAGGTTGTTCCTGGTGACCGTCTCCTCCAGGTTGCCGCCCTGGCCGGTGAACTTGCCGGTGTTGACGTCGACGACGACCATCGCCTCGGTCCGGTCGATCACCAGCGAGCCGCCGCTGGGCAGCCAGACCTTGCGGTCCAGCGCCTTGGAGAGCTGCTCGTCGATCCGGTACGTGGCGAAGACGTCGACCTCGGAGGTCCACCTCGACAGCCGGTCGGCGAGGTCGGGCGCGACGTGCGAGACGTACCCGTGGATCGTCGACCAGGCCTCGTCACCGCTGACGATGACCTTGGTGAAGTCCTCGTTGAAGATGTCGCGCACGACCCGGACGGTCATGTCCGGCTCGCCGTACAGCAGCGTCGGGGCGTTGCCGCCCTTGGCCCGCTTCTGGATCTCCTCCCACTGCCCCTGCAGCCGCTCGACGTCGCGGCGCAGTTCGTCCTCGCTCGCGCCCTCGGCGGCGGTGCGCACGATGACGCCCGCGTCCTCGGGGACGATCTTCTTGAGGATCGTCTTCAGCCGGGCCCGCTCGGTGTCGGGCAGCTTGCGGCTGATGCCGGTCATCGAGCCCTCGGGCACGTACACGAGGTAGCGGCCCGGCAGGGAGACCTGGCTGGTCAGCCGGGCGCCCTTGTGTCCGATCGGGTCCTTCGTCACCTGGACGAGGACCGGCTGGCCCGACTTCAGGGCGGCCTCGATGCGGCGCGGCCCGTTGGCCATGCCGAGCGCCTCGAAGTTGACCTCACCGGCGTACAGGACGGCGTTGCGCCCCTTCCCGATGTCGATGAACGCGGCCTCCATCGACGGCAGCACGTTCTGGACCTTGCCCAGGTAGACGTTGCCGACGTACGAGGTCGCCTGCTCCTTGTTGACGTAGTGCTCGACGAGCACGCCGTCCTCCAGGACGCCGATCTGGGTGCGCTCGCCGCTCTGGCGGACGACCATCACCCGCTCGACGGCCTCGCGCCGGGCCAGGAACTCGGCCTCGGTGATGATCGGGACGCGCCGGCGCCCCTGCTCGCGGCCTTCCCGGCGGCGCTGCTTCTTGGCCTCCAGACGCGTGGAGCCCTTGATGGACTGCACCTCGTCGGACGGCTCGGCGGGCTTGCGCGGCTCGCGGACCTTGACGACCGTGCGCTCGGGGTCGCCGTCGCCCGGCTGCTCGGCCTCGCCCGAGGAGTCACCGGCACGGCGACGGCGACGACGGCGACGACGGCTGCCGGCGGTGGAGCCACCGGCCGCGTCCTCCGCGTCCTCGTCCTCGTCGTCCTGCTCGGCGGCGTCCTCGGCGTCCTGCGCGGTCTGCTCGGCGGCGAACTCGTCGGCGCCATCGTCTCCGGACTCGCCCTCGCCGTCGGCGGTATCGCCACGGCGACGGCGACGGCCGCCACGGCGGCGACGGCGACGCGACCCGGTCTCCTCGGCGTCGTCGTCACCCTCGACGACGTCCTCGGCGTCGGCCTCGTCCGGCTCGGTCTCCGACTCGTCCTCGACGACGGGTACGGCGGCCTGCGCGACGGGCGCGGCAGGCGCCGCGGCGCGGCCGGTCTCGGCCTCGTCGCCGAAGCCACCGGCCCGGCGCCGACGGCGGCGGGAACGCGACCCGGTCGGCTCCTCGGGAAGCTCCTGCACCTCCTCGGGCTCCTCGACCTCCGTGACCTCCGCCTCAGCGGCGGCGGCCTCGGCGGCGGCCCGCTGCGGCGTCTGGAACTGCGGCTCGGCGAACACGGGCGCCTGGAACACGGCGACCGAGGGGCGCGCCGGACGACGCGGCGCGTCGTCCTCGCCGCTGCCCTTCGCCGGCTCGGGCGCGGAGAAGCCACCGGCGGCCCGACGGACCACCCGCCGCCGACCACCACGCCGCGGACCGGCGTCCTCATCGGCCTGAGCAGCCTGAGCAGCCTGGGCGGCAGGCTCCTCGGGGGCCTTGACCTCTTCGACAGCGGCGACGACCGGCTCCGCGGCGGCCGGCTCGGTGACCTCCGCCACTTCGGTCGCCTCGGCCTCGGCGGGCGCGGAGACGCGGCGCGTGGCGCGACGACGGCCACGGGGAGCAGCCTCGGCGGGCGCCTCTTCGGTCACGGCGGCGACGTCGGGCGTCGTCTCGGCCTCCGGCGCACCGGCGGGCGCGGTCGCCCGACGGGTGGCCCGGCGGCGCGCACGGGGCGCGGCCTCGACGGGCTCGGACGCGGGCTCGGACTCTGCGGCGGGCTGTTCCACGACGGCGGCCTCCTGGGCGGCGGTCTCGACGACCTCGGCCGGAGC
The Streptomyces sp. NBC_01485 genome window above contains:
- a CDS encoding Rne/Rng family ribonuclease; the encoded protein is MLEPTESTESVTGSAPDSEANTPSDTLPPRRRRRAASRPAGPPVAGDASAEITTPAIPAVESVEELAEEDIQSAQPADGLETEAAEQAAEVAEAAPRTRRRATRRASAPAGTPAVAEAAEIVETVVPVAAAGEIPVEDAVEDAAVQETADEDAAPRRTRRRATRRVSAPAGAAPAEVVETAAQEAAVVEQPAAESEPASEPVEAAPRARRRATRRATAPAGAPEAETTPDVAAVTEEAPAEAAPRGRRRATRRVSAPAEAEATEVAEVTEPAAAEPVVAAVEEVKAPEEPAAQAAQAAQADEDAGPRRGGRRRVVRRAAGGFSAPEPAKGSGEDDAPRRPARPSVAVFQAPVFAEPQFQTPQRAAAEAAAAEAEVTEVEEPEEVQELPEEPTGSRSRRRRRRAGGFGDEAETGRAAAPAAPVAQAAVPVVEDESETEPDEADAEDVVEGDDDAEETGSRRRRRRGGRRRRRGDTADGEGESGDDGADEFAAEQTAQDAEDAAEQDDEDEDAEDAAGGSTAGSRRRRRRRRRAGDSSGEAEQPGDGDPERTVVKVREPRKPAEPSDEVQSIKGSTRLEAKKQRRREGREQGRRRVPIITEAEFLARREAVERVMVVRQSGERTQIGVLEDGVLVEHYVNKEQATSYVGNVYLGKVQNVLPSMEAAFIDIGKGRNAVLYAGEVNFEALGMANGPRRIEAALKSGQPVLVQVTKDPIGHKGARLTSQVSLPGRYLVYVPEGSMTGISRKLPDTERARLKTILKKIVPEDAGVIVRTAAEGASEDELRRDVERLQGQWEEIQKRAKGGNAPTLLYGEPDMTVRVVRDIFNEDFTKVIVSGDEAWSTIHGYVSHVAPDLADRLSRWTSEVDVFATYRIDEQLSKALDRKVWLPSGGSLVIDRTEAMVVVDVNTGKFTGQGGNLEETVTRNNLEAAEEIVRQLRLRDLGGIIVIDFIDMVLESNRDLVLRRLLECLGRDRTKHQVAEVTSLGLVQMTRKRVGQGLLESFSETCVHCNGRGVIVHMEQPTAVGGGGKRKKRGRGGDGQAHDHDHEFETGSADLVEPLVSVEQEAETEAEVAAEVAEPVALAAPEFTPDEELYSSIAEAEAAAGRGRGRRRASRRASAPAGAPRGGASRRSGGSESFAAAEPAEVAEAVEAVAAPAAEPVEETPAVQDVVVEAAVAQAEPVAVEDPVVEAPAVDEAAPKGRTRRRATRKVSAPAGSPAGAEAAVVTVAEPVVVEAAVAEVAPVEQPEAGQVAEPVVESAAPARPRRRAVRKATAPTASEETAVMVVPSATAEAEVPEAEAPAAEEAEAAPVKKTAARKTAKKATAKKAATTKTAAAKKTATAAKKTVAKKTTAKKATKSVAKKTVAAQQSAPSVSASASTED